The Candidatus Neomarinimicrobiota bacterium genome contains the following window.
TGACAAACGCCCTGAAACGGTAAATATGCGCCTTATATCCAAATATAATATTTGCAACATGCTGATAATCAGCATGATACCCTTATTGCTTCAAGCAACCGATACAAGGAATGCTCAAGCGAAACTGGTAGCTGAATACTTTGCCAAACGTCTCGATATAACTCGAGATCACATTGAAGTGGAATTGATCCATATTTCAAACATAAACAAGACCTATCTGCAAAACGGACAGATCCAGGTACAATCAGGACAGCGCAAGTTCAATCTCGGACACCAAACCCTTTGGATGGTTCACAAGGTAAATGGAGTGGTCAGGAAGAAGTATCCCATTACTGTTGAGGTTCATGCTAATCTCATGGTTCCCACTGCTTTAAAAAATGTTTCACGACTGGAAATTCTATCAAAGGATCTGGTGCTTGTTGAACGAAGGCGAATTGGTCGAGAGTATTGTCGTGTATTAGCTGATGCTGATCAAGTGTACACTAAAATGGCGACTCAAATGATTCGGGAAGGCAGGATCATCGAACGAAATATGGTTCGCGTTCCACCTGATGTATTGCGGGGAGCCGAAGTGCAGATCGTGCTCAATAATGATGGCCTTCGCTTGGAGTTAGCTGGAATAGCCAAAGATGAAGGCTTGATCGGTGAAGAGATTCGAGTTCAATGTCCTGCGACCCGGAAAGAATTTAGAGGAATCTTAGAAAGCCCAAAACAAGTTTCAGTAAGTCTGAGGTAAAGAGATGCAGACCAGACAAATAATATTAATTGGTTTACTGTGGGTAGCTTCCATTCAGGCGCAGTCCATGTCCTCAATGTATACCGATATTAAAGCGCATTCAATAGGGGATGTAGTCACAGTCCTGATCGTTGAAAATGCCAGCGCAAAACAGGAATCCAATGCCAAATCAAGATCAAATGCAGCCGTTAATGCTGATGGGAAATTAGCTGGAACCTTTGCCAATTTTCTGCCAGTATTTGGCGCTACTAGCGTGATCTCCAGCGATGTTGACAAAACAAATGGCAGCCGTCAGGAAGATCGCCTCACCGGTAAGATTACTGCCACAATTATCGAAAAGACAGATGCCGGTCTGCTTAAAATCAGGGGCGAACGATCTGTGGAGGTGAATGGAGAGGCCAACATAATGAAATTGGAAGGATCTGTGAGAGCTCGCGATATCCGGACAGACAATACCGTGTTTTCTTATAATATTGCTGATGCACAGATCGTTTACAGACAGTCCGGAGTCATCAATTCAATCGCATCACCAGCAACTGTATCGAAAACGATTGCCATCA
Protein-coding sequences here:
- the flgA gene encoding flagellar basal body P-ring formation chaperone FlgA, which produces MIPLLLQATDTRNAQAKLVAEYFAKRLDITRDHIEVELIHISNINKTYLQNGQIQVQSGQRKFNLGHQTLWMVHKVNGVVRKKYPITVEVHANLMVPTALKNVSRLEILSKDLVLVERRRIGREYCRVLADADQVYTKMATQMIREGRIIERNMVRVPPDVLRGAEVQIVLNNDGLRLELAGIAKDEGLIGEEIRVQCPATRKEFRGILESPKQVSVSLR
- a CDS encoding flagellar basal body L-ring protein FlgH, which codes for MQTRQIILIGLLWVASIQAQSMSSMYTDIKAHSIGDVVTVLIVENASAKQESNAKSRSNAAVNADGKLAGTFANFLPVFGATSVISSDVDKTNGSRQEDRLTGKITATIIEKTDAGLLKIRGERSVEVNGEANIMKLEGSVRARDIRTDNTVFSYNIADAQIVYRQSGVINSIASPATVSKTIAISMVVVLLGLAVSGAGI